Proteins from one Venenivibrio stagnispumantis genomic window:
- a CDS encoding type II toxin-antitoxin system VapC family toxin, which yields MNIKKVFVDANVIIDMFDKNRENCIVANMIMNYCVDKDLELYTSCDLVTTVYYILSKKGKKKALEDIKAASDIFELIPFANEDLNKAIYLMEKDQRFKDLEDTLQYVLAKKEGCDLILTNDKEFYSPDIKVVSISQLAKELNIK from the coding sequence GTGAATATTAAAAAAGTTTTTGTAGATGCAAATGTAATTATTGATATGTTTGATAAAAATAGAGAAAATTGTATTGTAGCAAATATGATAATGAATTACTGTGTTGATAAGGATCTGGAACTGTATACGAGCTGTGATTTAGTTACAACTGTTTATTATATTTTAAGTAAAAAAGGAAAGAAAAAAGCGTTGGAAGATATAAAAGCAGCTTCAGATATATTTGAATTAATACCTTTTGCTAATGAGGATTTAAATAAAGCAATTTATTTAATGGAAAAGGATCAAAGATTTAAAGATCTGGAAGATACATTACAGTATGTTTTGGCAAAAAAAGAAGGATGTGATTTGATATTAACAAATGATAAAGAATTTTATTCTCCTGATATAAAAGTAGTTAGTATTTCACAATTAGCTAAAGAACTTAACATTAAATAG